The following are from one region of the Corylus avellana chromosome ca1, CavTom2PMs-1.0 genome:
- the LOC132166117 gene encoding G-box-binding factor 1-like, with protein MDLDPKRKRKRSLNNLGFVGNGSGESEKAASRFGNNGPSRSAATGSVCSSDESDDTNQEFSASERQRFNQLLADGVVSQNNATVQYHVPNKNLALPVLVATTSETDPNLRMRLSASSSQTILMKEELELKKERRKQSNRESARRLRLHRQQECEKLQAVVEILRTESSMLKDELMRLSEDCGNLGDENNSIMDELTKMYGPDAISDQIAMNPDSGSGERNNHKQ; from the exons ATGGACTTGgatccaaagagaaaaagaaagagaagcttGAACAATTTGGGGTTTGTAGGTAATGGATCAGGAGAAAGTGAAAAGGCAGCTTCACGTTTTGGAAATAATGGTCCTTCACGAAG TGCTGCAACTGGAAGTGTGTGCTCATCAGATGAAAGTGATGACACTAACCAG GAGTTTTCTGCAAGTGAAAGGCAAAGATTTAACCAGTTGCTGGCAGATG GTGTGGTTTCACAGAACAACGCTACTGTCCAGTATCATGttccaaataaaaatttggCATTGCCGGTCTTAGTGGCAACCACGAGTGAAACTGATCCCAATTTGAGGATGAGACTCAGTGCATCCAGTTCTCAAACCATACTTATGAAG GAAGAGCTTGAACTTAAGAAAGAGAGGAGGAAGCAGTCTAACAGGGAGTCAGCTAGGAGGTTAAGATTACACAGACAG CAAGAATGTGAAAAATTACAAGCAGTGGTGGAGATACTGAGAACCGAGAGTTCCATGCTGAAGGACGAGCTAATGAGGCTTTCTGAGGACTGTGGGAATCTTGGTGATGAAAACAATTCCATAATG GATGAGTTAACTAAGATGTACGGGCCAGATGCAATTTCTGACCAAATTGCTATGAACCCCGACTCCGGTAGCGGTGAAAGGAATAACCACAAACAATAG
- the LOC132167391 gene encoding deSI-like protein At4g17486, whose amino-acid sequence MLSAQRLELGIDGFLVSPLIMKSGPKNAWHSIMPLCLRGKSATRFCLFPKVKSAGYSPGNAPVYLNVYDLTPMNGYVYWAGLGIFHSGVEVYGIEYAFGAHDYPTSGVFEVEPRQCPGFKFRKSIFMGTTCLDPVQVRDFMERQSANYNGDTYHLIAKNCNHFCEDLCYKLTGNPTPKWVNRLARLGSLCNCVLPEALKATTVPHDPDFQGYENEKKKLRSAFSCLSSISMQPKEVSMSSLFLHSHYKGCLPPWELKRSKTVSLKEQ is encoded by the exons ATGCTCTCTGCGCAGAG GTTAGAACTGGGCATTGATGGGTTCCTGGTTTCACCCTTAATCATGAAATCAGGACCAAAGAATGCCTGGCACTCTATTATGCCTCTCTGTCTCAGAGGCAAATCAGCTACACGTTTCTGCTTGTTCCCAAAAGTGAAGTCAGCTGGATATAGTCCAGGCAACGCACCTGTCTATTTAAATGTGTATGATTTGACACCCATGAATGGATATGTCTATTGGGCAGGCCTTGGCATCTTTCACTCTGGGGTGGAAG TTTATGGGATTGAATATGCCTTTGGAGCTCATGACTATCCAACAAGCGGTGTCTTTGAGGTTGAACCTCGACAGTGCCCTGGCTTCAAGTTTAGGAAGTCCATTTTTATGGGGACAACATGCTTGGATCCTGTCCAAGTTAGAGATTTCATGGAGCGCCAGTCAGCGAACTATAATGGAGATACATATCACTTGATTGCTAAGAACTGCAATCATTTCTGTGAGGATTTATGTTACAAGCTGACTGGGAACCCAACGCCAAAATGGGTAAATCGACTTGCAAGACTTG GTTCACTGTGCAATTGCGTACTCCCTGAGGCCCTTAAAGCTACCACCGTACCCCATGACCCTGATTTCCAAGGATAtgagaatgaaaagaagaaactcaGGAGTGCCTTCAGTTGCCTGTCATCAATCTCAATGCAGCCGAAGGAAGTATCAATGTCATCATTGTTTCTACATTCTCACTATAAAGGATGCTTACCACCATGGGAGTTGAAGAGGTCCAAAACTGTTTCATTGAAGGAACAATGA
- the LOC132183636 gene encoding quinone-oxidoreductase QR2-like — protein sequence MSLKKGEPKFSDYIIKSSDPVEVFMGKGGGCFPSKQRAPVGVPDQDPPNPERGNSISLQNQISSTNATTHVQDGAVQVQPPKKLKIFIVFYSMYGHVEILAKKMKTGVDSVEGIEGFLYRVPETLAPEVLGQMRVPQKDIEVPVISADGLVEADGLLFGFPTRYGSMAAQMKAFFDSTGRLWEQQRLVGMPAGFFVSTGTQGGGQETTAWTAITQLAHHGMIYVPIGYTFGAEMFKMDAIRGGSPYGAGVFSGDGTREPSETELALAEHQGRYMAGMVKRFAQSS from the exons ATGAGTTTGAAGAAGGGAGAGCCAAAATTCAGTGATTATATTATAAAAAGCTCAGACCCAGTTGAAGTTTTTATGGGTAAAGGAGGTGGGTGTTTCCCAAGCAAGCAAAGGGCACCCGTAGGTGTTCCTGATCAAGATCCTCCAAACCCAGAAAGGGGCAATTCTATCTCTCTCCAAAACCAAATCTCAAGTACTAATGCAACCACCCATGTTCAAGATGGGGCTGTGCAAGTACAACCGCCCAAGAAGCTCAAGATTTTCATTGTGTTTTACTCAATGTACGGCCACGTGGAGATTTTGGCGAAGAAAATGAAGACGGGGGTTGATTCCGTTGAAGGGATTGAAGGGTTTCTTTATAGGGTCCCGGAGACGCTGGCGCCGGAGGTCTTGGGTCAGATGAGGGTGCCTCAGAAGGACATTGAGGTGCCCGTCATATCTGCGGATGGGCTTGTGGAAGCTGATGGATTGCTCTTCGGATTTCCAACGAGGTATGGGAGCATGGCGGCGCAGATGAAGGCGTTTTTCGATTCAACGGGGCGGCTATGGGAGCAGCAGAGGCTGGTGGGCATGCCTGCCGGGTTTTTCGTGAGTACCGGCACGCAGGGTGGCGGGCAGGAGACCACGGC TTGGACAGCAATCACTCAGTTAGCTCACCATGGGATGATCTATGTTCCTATCGGGTATACTTTTGGTGCCGAAATGTTCAAAATGGACGCTATCAGAGGCGGATCTCCATATGGTGCCGGAGTATTTTCCGGAGATGGCACTAGGGAACCAAGTGAAACTGAGCTTGCTCTTGCAGAGCATCAGGGCAGGTACATGGCTGGTATGGTCAAGAGGTTTGCCCAATCTTCTTAA